From Acropora muricata isolate sample 2 chromosome 14, ASM3666990v1, whole genome shotgun sequence, one genomic window encodes:
- the LOC136898147 gene encoding uncharacterized protein isoform X3, producing MLLDIEGSASGAVNDITFDVSLDAQLKKLTEECSALSDMSIKYYSTDLPSKAPTNMDELVELIKVFPSRLEKINEGKGIPLQFELQPISSALQKEGPSVSNSLFEVDQLEQYYDDLRAAQTRINLYQESYVNEDDEVSSFSDEIHAVMKKFVKTITLIGSSRGLDEMFESCFDAYCKALGGDNTAGKFCRKWKQILSKKRRIPPRTNITLPGGDPLTVVVIGKTGNGKSSVGNQILGQKLFAVSDGATSETELCTQQTRTEERKITVIDTPGVIDTKIVKQMTSKRSKVSYKVGRNEELEKTLKELARMVLFAPRGFNAILLLAKFGTRFTGEDYEALQLLLKFLSAEAQKYMILVLTRGDEAEYNASEEGIAVDKYVKNWIGRMDDRLQKFIHDDLKHRVVLFNCKLKPDREPEAHKKQLCKLIEMIDKINKEQKVPFKTEFTDDRVMDAVDFVAPQNLETLKEKLKSCNKRLSEKDIPESERQKIEECKAKLRKIAEDFEIRLIELQREMQNKRGGCYPASATFVDVAGRRRQMESLLLGEEVQVITNKGVTSKPVITFIHRQPDLFQEFLQITTLRYKKILKITEDHLIFVEKNGKEAAIPARDVKIGDMVYVNVGGQETLEKDAVQGVSIVFEKGVYAPVTLSGTILVNDVYTSCYFDVLSHVWFHRAMGAARAVYHLSPTMAEWISSIGEEDGFPGWCRLGHKLLLTWNGSS from the exons ATGTT aCTGGATATAGAAGGGAGTGCTTCAGGTGCGGTAAATGATATAACATTTGATGTGAGTTTAGACGCCCAATTAAAGAAACTCACAGAGGAATGCTCAGCTTTGTCAGACATGTCCATCAAGTATTACTCCACAGATTTGCCATCCAAAGCTCCAACAAATATGGACGAACTTGTGGAACTGATTAAGGTCTTTCCTTCGAGGCTGGAGAAAATCAACGAAGGCAAGGGGATTCCCCTGCAG TTTGAACTACAACCGATAAGTTCCGCCCTCCAAAAAGAGGGGCCATCCGTTTCAAATTCACTTTTCGAGGTGGATCAACTGGAACAATACTATGACGATCTTCGCGCGGCCCAAACTCGAATTAACCTGTACCAGGAAAGCTACGTGAACGAAGACGATGAAGTGTCGAGCTTTAGCGACGAAATCCATGCAGTCATGAAGAAATTCGTGAAAACTATCACCTTGATAGGATCAAGTAGAGGCTTGGATGAAATGTTTGAATCCTGTTTTGACGCTTACTGCAAAGCTTTAGGTGGAGACAATACAGCTGGGAAATTCTGTAGAAAATGGAAACAGATTTTATCAAAGAAG AGGCGGATTCCACCAAGGACAAATATAACG CTTCCTGGGGGAGATCCGCTGACTGTTGTTGTTATCGGAAAAACGGGGAATGGAAAGAGTTCTGTTGGGAATCAAATACTTGGCCAGAAGCTCTTTGCAGTCAGCGACGGTGCCACGTCTGAGACAGAGTTATGTACCCAACAAACTAGAACGGAAGAGAGGAAAATAACAGTGATTGATACTCCTGGCGTTATTGATACAAAAATTGTCAAACAGATGACGAGTAAGAGGAGCAAGGTGAGCTATAAAGTTGGACGGAACGAGGAACTAGAGAAAACTTTAAAAGAACTGGCAAGAATGGTCCTTTTTGCTCCTCGTGGTTTCAATGCAATCCTTCTCCTTGCGAAGTTTGGCACTCGATTCACCGGAGAAGATTATGAAGCATTGCAATTGCTGTTGAAATTCTTGAGCGCAGAGGCCCAGAAGTACATGATACTGGTATTGACCCGTGGAGATGAGGCTGAATATAATGCAAGCGAGGAAGGCATCGCCGTTGACAAATACGTGAAAAATTGGATAGGCAGAATGGATGATCGGCTGCAAAAGTTTATTCATGATGATCTAAAGCACCGAGTGGTTTTGTTCAACTGCAAGTTGAAGCCAGATAGAGAACCGGAGGCTCACAAGAAACAGCTATGCAAATTAATCGAG ATGatagacaaaattaataaagaacaGAAAGTTCCTTTCAAAACAGAATTTACGGACGACAGGGTGATGGACGCGGTGGATTTCGTCGCACCGCAAAACTTGGAAACtctgaaagaaaaactgaaaagctGTAACAAAAGACTTAGCGAAAAAGATATCCCGGAAAGTGAAAGACAAAAGATTGAAGAGTGCAAAGCAAAACTAAGAAAAATAGCTGAAGATTTTGAAATTCGATTGATTGAACTCCAAAGGGAGATGCAAAATAAACGTGGAGGTTGTTATCCTGCGTCGGCCACCTTTGTCGATGTTGCTGGTAGAAGGCGGCAAATGGAGTCCTTGCTACTTGGGGAAGAAGTACAGGTCATCACCAACAAAGGTGTCACATCAAAGCCAGTTATCACCTTCATCCACCGTCAACCAGAccttttccaagaatttttgcAAATCACGACCTTGCGGTACAAGAAGATCCTGAAGATCACTGAAGACCATTTGATTTTTGTGGAGAAAAATGGCAAAGAAGCCGCCATTCCTGCCAGGGACGTCAAGATTGGAGACATGGTTTACGTAAACGTCGGAGGCCAAGAAACGCTAGAGAAAGATGCGGTTCAGGGTGTTAGTATTGTTTTCGAGAAAGGTGTGTACGCCCCAGTGACCCTCAGTGGCACCATTCTGGTCAACGATGTCTACACCTCCTGCTACTTTGATGTGTTGTCTCATGTTTGGTTTCACAGAGCTATGGGAGCTGCACGCGCAGTGTATCACTTGTCTCCTACGATGGCGGAATGGATCAGCAGTATCGGAGAAGAGGATGGATTCCCAGGATGGTGTCGGCTGGGGCATAAACTCTTGCTCACTTGGAATGGTTCATCTTAA
- the LOC136898147 gene encoding uncharacterized protein isoform X1 → MQAKVKMNIPAYASSNLRIGRSYDAQNSNAGIDIYPSGNIDIEETNVNQFNFEYRVIKNSRDTKDLLKIPGSLSLKVKAGFVSVSGSGNYLRDNKKKEDTTEVLVVLKCLTVSETIRGLPKVADEVASGEIKHGLGTHYVRSITYGGELVASLSIKNSSSSSQPLDIEGSASGAVNDITFDVSLDAQLKKLTEECSALSDMSIKYYSTDLPSKAPTNMDELVELIKVFPSRLEKINEGKGIPLQFELQPISSALQKEGPSVSNSLFEVDQLEQYYDDLRAAQTRINLYQESYVNEDDEVSSFSDEIHAVMKKFVKTITLIGSSRGLDEMFESCFDAYCKALGGDNTAGKFCRKWKQILSKKRRIPPRTNITLPGGDPLTVVVIGKTGNGKSSVGNQILGQKLFAVSDGATSETELCTQQTRTEERKITVIDTPGVIDTKIVKQMTSKRSKVSYKVGRNEELEKTLKELARMVLFAPRGFNAILLLAKFGTRFTGEDYEALQLLLKFLSAEAQKYMILVLTRGDEAEYNASEEGIAVDKYVKNWIGRMDDRLQKFIHDDLKHRVVLFNCKLKPDREPEAHKKQLCKLIEMIDKINKEQKVPFKTEFTDDRVMDAVDFVAPQNLETLKEKLKSCNKRLSEKDIPESERQKIEECKAKLRKIAEDFEIRLIELQREMQNKRGGCYPASATFVDVAGRRRQMESLLLGEEVQVITNKGVTSKPVITFIHRQPDLFQEFLQITTLRYKKILKITEDHLIFVEKNGKEAAIPARDVKIGDMVYVNVGGQETLEKDAVQGVSIVFEKGVYAPVTLSGTILVNDVYTSCYFDVLSHVWFHRAMGAARAVYHLSPTMAEWISSIGEEDGFPGWCRLGHKLLLTWNGSS, encoded by the exons ATGCAAGCCAAAG TGAAAATGAACATCCCTGCCTACGCTTCATCAAATTTGCGCATTGGTCGGTCATATGATGCCCAAAACTCAAACGCTGGTATTGATATTTATCCTTCTGGAAACATCGATATTGAAGAGACCAATGTCAATCAGTTCAACTTTGAATACAGAGTCATCAAAAATAGCAGAGATACCAAGGACCTGCTAAAGATACCTGGTTCCCTTTCTCTGAAAGTGAAAGCTGGCTTTGTATCAGTGTCAGGCTCAGGAAATTATCTTCGTGACAATAAGAAGAAAGAGGACACGACAGAGGTGCTTGTCGTATTGAAATGCTTGACG gtTTCTGAGACAATAAGAGGTTTACCGAAGGTGGCGGATGAGGTGGCTAGTGGTGAAATCAAACATGGCCTGGGGACACATTACGTGAGAAGTATTACTTATGGTGGAGAATTGGTGGCAAGTCTGTCAATTAAAAACAGCTCATCCTCGTCTCAACC aCTGGATATAGAAGGGAGTGCTTCAGGTGCGGTAAATGATATAACATTTGATGTGAGTTTAGACGCCCAATTAAAGAAACTCACAGAGGAATGCTCAGCTTTGTCAGACATGTCCATCAAGTATTACTCCACAGATTTGCCATCCAAAGCTCCAACAAATATGGACGAACTTGTGGAACTGATTAAGGTCTTTCCTTCGAGGCTGGAGAAAATCAACGAAGGCAAGGGGATTCCCCTGCAG TTTGAACTACAACCGATAAGTTCCGCCCTCCAAAAAGAGGGGCCATCCGTTTCAAATTCACTTTTCGAGGTGGATCAACTGGAACAATACTATGACGATCTTCGCGCGGCCCAAACTCGAATTAACCTGTACCAGGAAAGCTACGTGAACGAAGACGATGAAGTGTCGAGCTTTAGCGACGAAATCCATGCAGTCATGAAGAAATTCGTGAAAACTATCACCTTGATAGGATCAAGTAGAGGCTTGGATGAAATGTTTGAATCCTGTTTTGACGCTTACTGCAAAGCTTTAGGTGGAGACAATACAGCTGGGAAATTCTGTAGAAAATGGAAACAGATTTTATCAAAGAAG AGGCGGATTCCACCAAGGACAAATATAACG CTTCCTGGGGGAGATCCGCTGACTGTTGTTGTTATCGGAAAAACGGGGAATGGAAAGAGTTCTGTTGGGAATCAAATACTTGGCCAGAAGCTCTTTGCAGTCAGCGACGGTGCCACGTCTGAGACAGAGTTATGTACCCAACAAACTAGAACGGAAGAGAGGAAAATAACAGTGATTGATACTCCTGGCGTTATTGATACAAAAATTGTCAAACAGATGACGAGTAAGAGGAGCAAGGTGAGCTATAAAGTTGGACGGAACGAGGAACTAGAGAAAACTTTAAAAGAACTGGCAAGAATGGTCCTTTTTGCTCCTCGTGGTTTCAATGCAATCCTTCTCCTTGCGAAGTTTGGCACTCGATTCACCGGAGAAGATTATGAAGCATTGCAATTGCTGTTGAAATTCTTGAGCGCAGAGGCCCAGAAGTACATGATACTGGTATTGACCCGTGGAGATGAGGCTGAATATAATGCAAGCGAGGAAGGCATCGCCGTTGACAAATACGTGAAAAATTGGATAGGCAGAATGGATGATCGGCTGCAAAAGTTTATTCATGATGATCTAAAGCACCGAGTGGTTTTGTTCAACTGCAAGTTGAAGCCAGATAGAGAACCGGAGGCTCACAAGAAACAGCTATGCAAATTAATCGAG ATGatagacaaaattaataaagaacaGAAAGTTCCTTTCAAAACAGAATTTACGGACGACAGGGTGATGGACGCGGTGGATTTCGTCGCACCGCAAAACTTGGAAACtctgaaagaaaaactgaaaagctGTAACAAAAGACTTAGCGAAAAAGATATCCCGGAAAGTGAAAGACAAAAGATTGAAGAGTGCAAAGCAAAACTAAGAAAAATAGCTGAAGATTTTGAAATTCGATTGATTGAACTCCAAAGGGAGATGCAAAATAAACGTGGAGGTTGTTATCCTGCGTCGGCCACCTTTGTCGATGTTGCTGGTAGAAGGCGGCAAATGGAGTCCTTGCTACTTGGGGAAGAAGTACAGGTCATCACCAACAAAGGTGTCACATCAAAGCCAGTTATCACCTTCATCCACCGTCAACCAGAccttttccaagaatttttgcAAATCACGACCTTGCGGTACAAGAAGATCCTGAAGATCACTGAAGACCATTTGATTTTTGTGGAGAAAAATGGCAAAGAAGCCGCCATTCCTGCCAGGGACGTCAAGATTGGAGACATGGTTTACGTAAACGTCGGAGGCCAAGAAACGCTAGAGAAAGATGCGGTTCAGGGTGTTAGTATTGTTTTCGAGAAAGGTGTGTACGCCCCAGTGACCCTCAGTGGCACCATTCTGGTCAACGATGTCTACACCTCCTGCTACTTTGATGTGTTGTCTCATGTTTGGTTTCACAGAGCTATGGGAGCTGCACGCGCAGTGTATCACTTGTCTCCTACGATGGCGGAATGGATCAGCAGTATCGGAGAAGAGGATGGATTCCCAGGATGGTGTCGGCTGGGGCATAAACTCTTGCTCACTTGGAATGGTTCATCTTAA
- the LOC136898147 gene encoding uncharacterized protein isoform X2, with protein MNIPAYASSNLRIGRSYDAQNSNAGIDIYPSGNIDIEETNVNQFNFEYRVIKNSRDTKDLLKIPGSLSLKVKAGFVSVSGSGNYLRDNKKKEDTTEVLVVLKCLTVSETIRGLPKVADEVASGEIKHGLGTHYVRSITYGGELVASLSIKNSSSSSQPLDIEGSASGAVNDITFDVSLDAQLKKLTEECSALSDMSIKYYSTDLPSKAPTNMDELVELIKVFPSRLEKINEGKGIPLQFELQPISSALQKEGPSVSNSLFEVDQLEQYYDDLRAAQTRINLYQESYVNEDDEVSSFSDEIHAVMKKFVKTITLIGSSRGLDEMFESCFDAYCKALGGDNTAGKFCRKWKQILSKKRRIPPRTNITLPGGDPLTVVVIGKTGNGKSSVGNQILGQKLFAVSDGATSETELCTQQTRTEERKITVIDTPGVIDTKIVKQMTSKRSKVSYKVGRNEELEKTLKELARMVLFAPRGFNAILLLAKFGTRFTGEDYEALQLLLKFLSAEAQKYMILVLTRGDEAEYNASEEGIAVDKYVKNWIGRMDDRLQKFIHDDLKHRVVLFNCKLKPDREPEAHKKQLCKLIEMIDKINKEQKVPFKTEFTDDRVMDAVDFVAPQNLETLKEKLKSCNKRLSEKDIPESERQKIEECKAKLRKIAEDFEIRLIELQREMQNKRGGCYPASATFVDVAGRRRQMESLLLGEEVQVITNKGVTSKPVITFIHRQPDLFQEFLQITTLRYKKILKITEDHLIFVEKNGKEAAIPARDVKIGDMVYVNVGGQETLEKDAVQGVSIVFEKGVYAPVTLSGTILVNDVYTSCYFDVLSHVWFHRAMGAARAVYHLSPTMAEWISSIGEEDGFPGWCRLGHKLLLTWNGSS; from the exons ATGAACATCCCTGCCTACGCTTCATCAAATTTGCGCATTGGTCGGTCATATGATGCCCAAAACTCAAACGCTGGTATTGATATTTATCCTTCTGGAAACATCGATATTGAAGAGACCAATGTCAATCAGTTCAACTTTGAATACAGAGTCATCAAAAATAGCAGAGATACCAAGGACCTGCTAAAGATACCTGGTTCCCTTTCTCTGAAAGTGAAAGCTGGCTTTGTATCAGTGTCAGGCTCAGGAAATTATCTTCGTGACAATAAGAAGAAAGAGGACACGACAGAGGTGCTTGTCGTATTGAAATGCTTGACG gtTTCTGAGACAATAAGAGGTTTACCGAAGGTGGCGGATGAGGTGGCTAGTGGTGAAATCAAACATGGCCTGGGGACACATTACGTGAGAAGTATTACTTATGGTGGAGAATTGGTGGCAAGTCTGTCAATTAAAAACAGCTCATCCTCGTCTCAACC aCTGGATATAGAAGGGAGTGCTTCAGGTGCGGTAAATGATATAACATTTGATGTGAGTTTAGACGCCCAATTAAAGAAACTCACAGAGGAATGCTCAGCTTTGTCAGACATGTCCATCAAGTATTACTCCACAGATTTGCCATCCAAAGCTCCAACAAATATGGACGAACTTGTGGAACTGATTAAGGTCTTTCCTTCGAGGCTGGAGAAAATCAACGAAGGCAAGGGGATTCCCCTGCAG TTTGAACTACAACCGATAAGTTCCGCCCTCCAAAAAGAGGGGCCATCCGTTTCAAATTCACTTTTCGAGGTGGATCAACTGGAACAATACTATGACGATCTTCGCGCGGCCCAAACTCGAATTAACCTGTACCAGGAAAGCTACGTGAACGAAGACGATGAAGTGTCGAGCTTTAGCGACGAAATCCATGCAGTCATGAAGAAATTCGTGAAAACTATCACCTTGATAGGATCAAGTAGAGGCTTGGATGAAATGTTTGAATCCTGTTTTGACGCTTACTGCAAAGCTTTAGGTGGAGACAATACAGCTGGGAAATTCTGTAGAAAATGGAAACAGATTTTATCAAAGAAG AGGCGGATTCCACCAAGGACAAATATAACG CTTCCTGGGGGAGATCCGCTGACTGTTGTTGTTATCGGAAAAACGGGGAATGGAAAGAGTTCTGTTGGGAATCAAATACTTGGCCAGAAGCTCTTTGCAGTCAGCGACGGTGCCACGTCTGAGACAGAGTTATGTACCCAACAAACTAGAACGGAAGAGAGGAAAATAACAGTGATTGATACTCCTGGCGTTATTGATACAAAAATTGTCAAACAGATGACGAGTAAGAGGAGCAAGGTGAGCTATAAAGTTGGACGGAACGAGGAACTAGAGAAAACTTTAAAAGAACTGGCAAGAATGGTCCTTTTTGCTCCTCGTGGTTTCAATGCAATCCTTCTCCTTGCGAAGTTTGGCACTCGATTCACCGGAGAAGATTATGAAGCATTGCAATTGCTGTTGAAATTCTTGAGCGCAGAGGCCCAGAAGTACATGATACTGGTATTGACCCGTGGAGATGAGGCTGAATATAATGCAAGCGAGGAAGGCATCGCCGTTGACAAATACGTGAAAAATTGGATAGGCAGAATGGATGATCGGCTGCAAAAGTTTATTCATGATGATCTAAAGCACCGAGTGGTTTTGTTCAACTGCAAGTTGAAGCCAGATAGAGAACCGGAGGCTCACAAGAAACAGCTATGCAAATTAATCGAG ATGatagacaaaattaataaagaacaGAAAGTTCCTTTCAAAACAGAATTTACGGACGACAGGGTGATGGACGCGGTGGATTTCGTCGCACCGCAAAACTTGGAAACtctgaaagaaaaactgaaaagctGTAACAAAAGACTTAGCGAAAAAGATATCCCGGAAAGTGAAAGACAAAAGATTGAAGAGTGCAAAGCAAAACTAAGAAAAATAGCTGAAGATTTTGAAATTCGATTGATTGAACTCCAAAGGGAGATGCAAAATAAACGTGGAGGTTGTTATCCTGCGTCGGCCACCTTTGTCGATGTTGCTGGTAGAAGGCGGCAAATGGAGTCCTTGCTACTTGGGGAAGAAGTACAGGTCATCACCAACAAAGGTGTCACATCAAAGCCAGTTATCACCTTCATCCACCGTCAACCAGAccttttccaagaatttttgcAAATCACGACCTTGCGGTACAAGAAGATCCTGAAGATCACTGAAGACCATTTGATTTTTGTGGAGAAAAATGGCAAAGAAGCCGCCATTCCTGCCAGGGACGTCAAGATTGGAGACATGGTTTACGTAAACGTCGGAGGCCAAGAAACGCTAGAGAAAGATGCGGTTCAGGGTGTTAGTATTGTTTTCGAGAAAGGTGTGTACGCCCCAGTGACCCTCAGTGGCACCATTCTGGTCAACGATGTCTACACCTCCTGCTACTTTGATGTGTTGTCTCATGTTTGGTTTCACAGAGCTATGGGAGCTGCACGCGCAGTGTATCACTTGTCTCCTACGATGGCGGAATGGATCAGCAGTATCGGAGAAGAGGATGGATTCCCAGGATGGTGTCGGCTGGGGCATAAACTCTTGCTCACTTGGAATGGTTCATCTTAA
- the LOC136898153 gene encoding uncharacterized protein codes for MWTPRDIKQQCDDEKFDKFIGLPLYSFSSERHRKSEVNDYLQSLEVEGKVSVLMGLAAASAKYGHHEETSSKQEVISLSSSVFARKGFLSASKETVLCSDKGMSFYVDSIEIGMEEILIVSMAHERDERKIKENLEVKVQVFFFTISSKMESIKQSSSQRGFVRIDHYSSKTGKWEEKEFNVDQYKEALAEVQQIEEQMYGIANIVKETPNDELSHLRYMLRPCVKTINHLPLFNDLYDAINSLEIIIANLKVTAMDTAELEQLENLICTLQSYSVENCSRELIAEVKRKTRNWKTKHKTFHGCLI; via the exons ATGTGGACTCCGCGCGACATAAAACAGCAATGcgatgatgagaaattcgacaAATTCATCGGCTTACCTCTTTATTCCTTTTCGTCTGAACGTCATCGTAAAAGCGAAGTAAATGATTATTTGCAAAGTTTGGAAGTTGAGGGCAAAGTTTCGGTTTTAATGGGCCTTGCTGCAGCTTCGGCAAAATATGGTCATCATGAGGAAACTTCGAGCAAACAAGAAGTCATTTCACTGTCTTCCTCCGTTTTCGCCCGAAAAGGATTTCTCTCTGCCAGTAAGGAGACAGTACTTTGTTCCGACAAAGGGATGAGTTTTTATGTCGACAGTATAGAGATCGGTATGGAAGAAATCTTAATCGTTTCAATGGCACACGAAAG agatgaaagaaaaataaaggaaaacttAGAAGTCAAGGTCCAGGTTTTCTTCTTTACAATTTCTTCAAAGATGGAGAGCATTAAACAAAGTTCAAGCCAAAGAGGTTTTGTCCGAATCGATCATTATTCATCTAAAACAGGAAAATGGGAAGAAAAAGAGTTTAACGTAGATCAATATAAGGAAGCTTTAGCTGAAGTGCAACAAATCGAAGAGCAAATGTATGGTATTGCGAATATCGTTAAAGAGACCCCAAACGATGAGCTGTCGCATTTGCGTTACATGTTACGTCCATGTGTCAAGACAATAAATCATCTACCACTCTTTAATGACCTGTATGACGCTATCAACAGtcttgaaataataattgctaATCTCAAAGTGACCGCCATGGACACTGCAGAATTGGAACAACTTGAAAACTtaatttgtactctacaaagctACTCAGTTGAAAATTGCTCCAGAGAGTTGATCGCTGAAGTGAAAAGAAAGACTCGGAATTGGAAGACTAAACACAAAACTTTTCATGGCTGTTTAATTTAG
- the LOC136898160 gene encoding uncharacterized protein: MEEILIVSMAHERDETKIKDNLEVKVQVNFFTISSKMESIQQNSSQRGFVRINHYSSKTGKWEEKDFNVDQYKEALAEVQQIEKQMYGIANIVRETPNDELSHLRYVLHPCVKTINHLPLINDLYDTINRLEIIIANLKVTAMDTAELKQLENLLCTLQSLTVENCSRELIAEVKRKIRN, translated from the exons ATGGAAGAAATCTTAATCGTTTCAATGGCACACGAAAG agatgaaacaaaaataaaggatAACTTAGAAGTCAAGGTCCAGGTTAACTTCTTTACAATTTCTTCAAAGATGGAGAGTATTCAACAAAATTCAAGCCAAAGAGGTTTTGTCCGAATCAATCATTATTCATCTAAAACAGGAAAATGGGAAGAAAAAGACTTTAATGTTGATCAATATAAGGAAGCTTTAGCTGAAGTGCAGCAAATCGAAAAGCAAATGTATGGTATTGCGAATATCGTTAGAGAGACCCCCAACGATGAGCTGTCTCATTTGCGTTACGTGTTACATCCATGTGTCAAGACAATAAATCATCTACCACTCATTAATGACTTGTATGACACTATCAACCGccttgaaataataattgcaaatCTCAAAGTGACCGCCATGGACACTGCAGAATTGaaacaacttgaaaatttactttgtACCCTACAAAGCTTGACAGTTGAGAATTGCTCCAGAGAGTTGATAGCTGAAGTGAAAAGAAAGATTCGGAATTAG
- the LOC136898151 gene encoding uncharacterized protein, whose protein sequence is MVLCIVVGCGTKSGKHKAKFSKIPKIITNQGGEWEELTRERRNRWISAVSRGDTTKKNILESERVCDRHFVSGKPAATWDKHNIDWVPTLNLGKMEFKGDEQREQKQKASEERAERAKERRKRSIERQELEVAQKRKNLDVSGDRIVDIHFTETNASTSTEDVEEDTGLVIANTLEMEPSEPSCSASCATSDVENQAEGSTAELLKDAETQTEEFAYMFYRPTYQAPDRDYFRSDDKVRFYTGLPSYQILVTTLNHVAPCVSRRTQALDPFQEFIIVLIKLRLNVPFQDLAYRFLVSIATISRIFWSWITAMDYRLCQLVYWPERENLWKTMPMCFKYAFGNKVTVIIDCFEVFIEKPTNLLARAQTFSSYKHHNTIKILLGITPQGSISFVSEAWGGRTSDKFLTENCGFLNKLLPGDMVMADRGFTISESVGLKQAELAIPAFTKGKAQLDPIDVEKTRGIASVRIHVERVIGLLRNKYTILEGTLPTDFLKGSANGPPDSQVPIIDRILRVCSALVNLCPPIVPFD, encoded by the coding sequence ATGGTTCTCTGTATTGTGGTCGGTTGCGGGACAAAAAGCGGGAAACACAAAGCGAAATTTAGTAAAATACCCAAGATTATCACAAATCAAGGCGGGGAGTGGGAAGAATTGACGCGGGAGAGAAGAAATCGATGGATTTCGGCGGTGAGTCGTGGCGATACTACGAAGAAGAACATCCTTGAAAGCGAGCGTGTCTGTGATCGTCATTTCGTTTCAGGGAAGCCTGCAGCTACATGGGACAAGCATAACATAGATTGGGTTCCAACTCTAAATCTCGGTAAAATGGAATTTAAGGGAGACGAACAGAGAGAACAAAAACAGAAGGCTTCAGAAGAAAGGGCTGAAAGAGCGAAAGAACGAAGGAAACGCTCCATTGAACGGCAAGAACTTGAAGTTGCCCAGAAGAGAAAAAATCTCGATGTGAGTGGCGATCGTATTGTTGATATCCACTTCACAGAGACTAACGCAAGTACCTCAACCGAAGATGTTGAAGAAGATACTGGCCTTGTAATTGCCAATACGCTTGAAATGGAGCCATCAGAGCCCTCTTGTTCTGCTAGTTGTGCTACAAGCGACGTTGAAAACCAAGCCGAAGGAAGCACCGCGGAGCTTTTAAAAGACGCCGAAACACAGACCGAGGAGTTCGCCTACATGTTTTACAGACCAACTTATCAAGCACCCGACAGAGACTATTTCAGATCAGATGATAAAGTTCGCTTTTATACAGGGTTACCATCCTACCAAATTCTTGTTACAACATTGAACCATGTGGCGCCCTGCGTGAGTCGACGTACCCAAGCTTTGGATCCATTCCAGGaatttatcattgttttgaTAAAGCTGCGCCTCAACGTCCCATTTCAGGATCTAGCCTACCGTTTCTTAGTATCGATAGCAACTATTTCACGGATCTTCTGGTCGTGGATAACTGCCATGGACTACAGGTTGTGTCAGCTTGTTTACTGGCCAGAGAGGGAAAATCTTTGGAAAACAATGCCAATGTGTTTCAAATATGCCTTTGGCAACAAGGTGACTGTGATTATCGACTGTTTTGAGGTTTTTAttgaaaaaccaacaaattTGCTAGCAAGAGCACAGACATTTAGTTCCTATAAACATCATAATACCATAAAAATATTACTAGGCATCACCCCTCAAGGAtctatttcatttgtttctgaGGCATGGGGAGGTAGAACCTCTGACAAGTTTCTGACCGAGAATTGTGGATTTCTCAACAAACTTTTACCAGGAGACATGGTTATGGCAGACAGAGGGTTCACCATCAGTGAAAGTGTGGGGTTGAAACAGGCTGAACTTGCTATTCCAGCATTTACCAAGGGGAAGGCTCAACTAGACCCAATAGATGTTGAAAAGACCAGAGGAATTGCGAGTGTGcgcattcatgttgaaagggtgATTGGGCTGCTGCGTAACAAATATACAATTTTAGAAGGTACCCTACCAACAGACTTTCTTAAGGGTAGTGCTAATGGACCACCAGATTCCCAGGTTCCTATAATTGACCGAATATTAAGGGTTTGCTCTGCCCTTGTGAATTTATGCCCTCCCATAGTACCCTTTGATTAG